In Bradyrhizobium sp. CCBAU 051011, the following are encoded in one genomic region:
- a CDS encoding ABC transporter ATP-binding protein, with the protein MAPMPPSSDDRNPVPADDPELTKKLMLEAVAPPTGGKAAPADDADKDGKDDELELDDDDDDEDLVVFTAKEAAGAMATIYGFTKPYLGNYRKLLAFVTFGVLVETLFNVIMPLSLKFLIDDALGEEDFQALYKILGVLAVAGIITSIIAVWYERWDARLAAGVIADVRTRLFEHVQNLPSSYFARTKRGEILSRFSIDLAAYESSVKTFANSAALPFLELIAGIILMLFLNWQLAAVALLVFPITLIGPRILTPKAVQANYEQKLNEAALLGTVQENVAAQAVIKAFSLQRRTLGWFTMRNQDVRIKTASAVFLSTMVERTVTISVLLLHLVVLAIGAYLATKGQITIGTFVTFESAFWEVSYNIAHLMHFIPVSIQSAAAVRHMQELLDEPTRGADRPGAPDLPRITNDISFERVTFAYEGSETPVLDNFSLKLNVGKRIAIVGPSGSGKSTLLNLILRLYTPDEGRVAIDGVDIRRVTRESLRSGMAIVFQENMLFNMTIRENIRLGKEGASDEEVEEAARKAEIHSYIMSLPQKYDTPVGERGDTLSGGQRQRIAIARAIIRNPSLLLLDEATSALDQTTEAAINRTLLNVAEGRTMIWSTHRLTSVVEMDEIIVISGGRAIERGSHAQLLAANGVYRKLWDDQGHTPHNAASQADDDNEDDDDDEDDDEE; encoded by the coding sequence ATGGCGCCCATGCCTCCTTCTTCGGATGATCGGAATCCTGTTCCGGCTGACGATCCGGAGCTCACGAAGAAGCTTATGCTGGAGGCCGTCGCGCCGCCGACCGGTGGCAAGGCTGCGCCTGCCGATGACGCCGACAAGGATGGCAAGGACGACGAGCTGGAGCTCGACGACGATGATGATGACGAGGATCTCGTCGTCTTCACCGCCAAGGAAGCCGCCGGCGCGATGGCGACGATCTACGGCTTCACCAAGCCTTATCTGGGCAACTACAGAAAGCTGCTCGCCTTTGTGACCTTCGGCGTTCTCGTTGAGACGCTGTTCAACGTCATCATGCCGCTCAGCCTCAAATTCCTGATCGACGACGCGCTCGGCGAAGAGGACTTCCAGGCGCTCTACAAGATCCTCGGCGTGCTCGCGGTCGCCGGAATAATCACCTCGATCATTGCGGTTTGGTATGAGCGCTGGGATGCGCGGCTGGCGGCAGGCGTCATCGCCGACGTGCGGACGCGGCTGTTCGAACACGTCCAGAACCTGCCGTCGTCATATTTCGCCCGCACCAAGCGCGGCGAGATACTCTCGCGCTTCTCGATCGACCTCGCGGCCTATGAAAGCTCGGTCAAAACCTTCGCCAACAGCGCGGCACTGCCATTCCTGGAACTGATCGCCGGCATCATCCTGATGCTGTTCCTGAACTGGCAGCTTGCGGCGGTGGCGCTCTTGGTGTTCCCGATCACGCTGATCGGGCCACGAATCCTGACGCCGAAGGCAGTACAGGCGAATTACGAGCAAAAGCTCAATGAAGCGGCGCTGCTCGGCACGGTGCAGGAAAATGTCGCGGCGCAGGCGGTCATCAAGGCATTCAGCCTGCAGCGCCGCACGCTCGGCTGGTTCACCATGCGCAACCAGGATGTGCGCATCAAGACGGCGTCCGCCGTCTTCCTCTCCACCATGGTGGAGCGCACCGTCACCATTTCAGTATTGCTGCTGCACCTCGTCGTGCTGGCGATCGGCGCCTATCTCGCCACCAAGGGCCAGATCACCATCGGCACTTTCGTCACCTTCGAGAGCGCGTTCTGGGAGGTGTCCTATAACATCGCCCATCTGATGCATTTCATTCCGGTGTCGATCCAGTCGGCGGCGGCGGTGCGGCATATGCAGGAACTGCTCGACGAGCCGACGCGCGGCGCCGATCGCCCGGGCGCGCCCGATCTGCCGCGCATCACCAACGACATCAGCTTCGAGCGCGTCACCTTCGCCTATGAAGGCAGCGAGACGCCGGTGCTCGACAATTTCAGCCTCAAGCTCAATGTCGGCAAGCGCATTGCGATCGTCGGTCCCAGCGGCTCGGGCAAGAGCACGCTGCTCAACCTGATCCTGCGGCTTTACACGCCGGACGAGGGGAGGGTGGCGATCGACGGCGTCGATATCCGCCGCGTGACCCGCGAATCCCTGCGCAGCGGTATGGCCATCGTGTTCCAGGAGAACATGCTGTTCAACATGACGATCCGGGAGAACATCCGGCTCGGCAAGGAAGGCGCCAGCGACGAGGAGGTCGAGGAAGCCGCGCGCAAGGCCGAGATCCACAGCTACATCATGAGCCTGCCGCAGAAATACGACACGCCGGTCGGCGAGCGCGGCGATACGCTGTCGGGCGGCCAGCGCCAGCGTATCGCGATCGCGCGCGCTATCATCCGCAATCCCTCGCTGTTGCTGCTCGATGAAGCGACGTCGGCGCTCGACCAGACCACGGAAGCGGCGATCAACCGCACGCTGCTCAACGTGGCCGAGGGGCGCACCATGATCTGGTCGACCCACCGCCTGACGTCGGTGGTCGAGATGGACGAGATCATCGTGATTTCAGGCGGCAGGGCGATCGAGCGCGGCTCGCATGCGCAATTGCTCGCGGCCAATGGCGTCTATCGCAA
- a CDS encoding FAD-dependent oxidoreductase yields the protein MLDLAIVGGGPGGLMSAWYLKKKLGDLCRVTIYEASDRVGGKIVSRKFDSAPAMYEAGVAEIYDYSMTGPDPLRELIQHFGLQTIPMDAEQVHLDGELLEDVPGMRRKYGAKTAAAIEAFRKRCADLVSPIEYYEGVGAHDNEHPWAYMTCEEVLDKEVEDPTAKRFLKVMARSDIATESHNTNGLNALKNFVMDIEGYIGLYSIQNGNEQLIECLRSEVDADIQLNHRVLKVGKTSAGRYQLNMMNGKGPEVRDFDLVLMCLPHSWLATMRWDGEDLRKSMVKHVAYFDRPAHYLRVSILFDEPFWGEKIPGAWFMSEAFGGCCVYNEGARHDVGKHGVLNWLIAGSDALAFANLSDQELIDAALKSLPPSFGDARDHFMEGKIHRWLSSVNALPGGLPVRDVMTNHRPEPKEHPGIVVVGDYLFDSTLNGLLDSSDAATDIILTEMMRLRRARAQAGEESSDKIDRSYFENYRGLGPYSEVWSRFTDPAYLTDLIKIVWNRAKGYKLLVAGSASGELVGALRERGIDAWGIENNKAIHARTPKALRKFNKLGSIVDMPFKDDEFDFVFETSLCHVSEKQVPRAVRELNRVVKTGLVFGSVTSDMAPALIDRYDLLRGVKKLGTWWEWSELFFGNGFDLSMHRRDCTDAVWAATLAANKGPGQWYADADSLRYSFFDKVESDD from the coding sequence ATGTTGGATCTTGCAATCGTAGGCGGCGGCCCGGGCGGGCTGATGAGCGCCTGGTATCTGAAGAAAAAGCTCGGCGATCTCTGCCGCGTCACCATCTACGAGGCGTCCGACCGTGTCGGAGGCAAGATCGTCTCGCGTAAATTCGATTCCGCGCCGGCGATGTATGAGGCGGGTGTAGCCGAAATCTACGATTATTCGATGACCGGCCCGGATCCCCTACGGGAACTGATCCAGCATTTCGGCCTGCAGACCATCCCGATGGACGCCGAGCAGGTGCACCTCGACGGCGAACTGCTCGAGGACGTTCCCGGCATGCGGCGCAAATACGGCGCGAAAACCGCTGCGGCGATCGAAGCGTTCCGCAAGCGTTGCGCCGACCTGGTGTCGCCGATCGAGTATTACGAGGGCGTCGGCGCCCACGACAACGAGCACCCCTGGGCCTACATGACCTGCGAGGAAGTGCTCGACAAGGAAGTCGAAGATCCCACCGCCAAGCGCTTTTTGAAGGTGATGGCGCGCTCCGATATCGCGACCGAGAGCCACAATACCAACGGCCTGAACGCGCTGAAGAACTTCGTGATGGATATCGAGGGCTACATCGGCCTGTATTCGATCCAGAACGGCAACGAGCAGTTGATCGAGTGCCTGCGCTCGGAAGTCGATGCCGACATCCAGCTCAATCACCGCGTGCTGAAGGTCGGAAAGACCTCCGCCGGCCGCTACCAGCTCAACATGATGAACGGGAAGGGGCCGGAGGTCAGGGATTTCGATCTCGTGCTGATGTGCCTGCCGCATTCCTGGCTCGCCACCATGCGCTGGGATGGCGAAGACCTGCGCAAGTCGATGGTCAAGCACGTCGCCTATTTCGACCGTCCGGCGCATTATTTGCGCGTGTCGATCCTGTTCGACGAGCCGTTTTGGGGCGAGAAGATCCCCGGCGCCTGGTTCATGTCGGAAGCGTTCGGCGGCTGCTGCGTCTACAATGAGGGTGCCCGCCACGACGTCGGCAAGCATGGCGTGCTCAACTGGCTGATCGCAGGCTCCGATGCGCTGGCGTTTGCCAATCTCAGCGACCAGGAACTGATCGACGCCGCGTTGAAGTCGTTGCCGCCGTCCTTCGGCGATGCCCGCGATCATTTCATGGAAGGCAAGATCCATCGCTGGTTGTCGTCGGTGAATGCGCTGCCGGGCGGCCTGCCGGTCCGTGACGTCATGACCAACCATCGCCCCGAGCCGAAAGAGCATCCGGGCATCGTCGTGGTCGGCGACTACCTGTTCGACTCGACGCTGAACGGTCTGCTCGACTCTTCAGACGCCGCGACCGACATCATTCTGACCGAGATGATGCGGCTGCGCCGCGCCCGCGCGCAAGCGGGCGAGGAATCGTCCGACAAGATCGATCGCAGCTATTTCGAGAATTATCGTGGGCTTGGCCCCTACAGCGAAGTCTGGAGCCGGTTTACCGACCCGGCCTATCTGACCGACCTGATCAAGATCGTCTGGAACAGGGCGAAGGGCTACAAGCTGCTCGTTGCGGGCTCCGCCAGCGGCGAACTGGTCGGCGCGCTGCGCGAACGCGGCATCGACGCCTGGGGCATCGAGAACAACAAGGCGATCCACGCCAGGACGCCGAAGGCGCTGCGCAAGTTCAACAAGCTTGGCTCCATCGTTGACATGCCGTTCAAGGACGACGAATTCGACTTCGTGTTCGAGACCAGCCTCTGCCACGTCTCCGAAAAGCAGGTCCCGCGCGCGGTGCGCGAGCTCAACCGCGTCGTGAAGACCGGGCTGGTGTTCGGGTCGGTGACATCGGACATGGCGCCTGCGCTGATCGACCGCTACGACCTCTTGCGCGGCGTGAAGAAGCTCGGGACCTGGTGGGAATGGTCCGAATTGTTCTTCGGCAACGGCTTCGACCTTTCGATGCACCGCCGCGATTGCACCGATGCGGTGTGGGCGGCGACGCTGGCCGCCAACAAGGGGCCGGGGCAGTGGTACGCCGACGCCGACAGCCTGCGCTATTCGTTCTTCGACAAGGTCGAATCGGACGACTGA
- a CDS encoding LuxR family transcriptional regulator, with protein MSELAHLESLIDRIYEAGLVPSLWPALLGELSAAVGGNGGFLFGVRDGYASAVNSVEWDPLMPVFLGEGWSERDPNLPRAIALNHAGFVTDFDLLSEEEIATNDVYCNFYRKHGLGYRAGTIIPMPSGDSIAIVVPRHQDFGPVPREVVTLLDGLRPHLARASLAANRLGFERARAQADALQVLGLPGAVLRGRGRVFAANGLFEALVPSLFQDRNERVTMTDVTADAMLAEALGPKSLADGRTVKSIAVAATATRVPMVLHVIPVRGDARDIFSQATALLVVTPVDRAAVPTAEVLQGLFDLTPAEARVARGIGRAETVDALADATGVNRETVRSQLKAVLSKTGLSRQQELVSLLAGKAFRGG; from the coding sequence ATGAGCGAATTGGCTCATCTTGAATCCTTGATCGATCGCATCTACGAGGCGGGGCTCGTTCCTTCCCTTTGGCCGGCCCTGCTTGGCGAGCTCAGTGCAGCGGTCGGCGGCAACGGCGGCTTTCTGTTCGGCGTGCGGGACGGGTACGCAAGCGCGGTCAATTCCGTCGAATGGGACCCGCTGATGCCGGTTTTCCTGGGAGAGGGATGGAGCGAACGCGATCCCAATCTGCCGCGCGCCATCGCTCTCAATCACGCGGGTTTCGTCACCGACTTCGATCTCCTCTCGGAGGAGGAGATTGCGACCAATGACGTCTATTGCAATTTTTACCGCAAGCACGGCCTCGGCTACCGGGCCGGAACGATCATCCCGATGCCGAGCGGCGATTCGATTGCGATCGTCGTGCCGCGGCATCAGGATTTCGGTCCGGTGCCGCGAGAAGTCGTCACCTTGCTGGATGGGCTGCGGCCGCATCTGGCTCGGGCGTCCCTCGCAGCAAATCGTCTTGGCTTCGAGCGCGCCCGCGCGCAGGCTGACGCCCTGCAGGTGCTGGGCCTGCCGGGCGCGGTGCTGCGTGGGCGCGGCCGGGTGTTTGCCGCCAACGGCCTGTTCGAAGCGCTGGTCCCTTCGCTGTTTCAGGATCGGAACGAGCGCGTAACGATGACGGATGTCACGGCGGACGCGATGCTTGCCGAAGCGCTCGGCCCAAAGTCTCTTGCCGATGGCCGGACCGTGAAGTCGATCGCGGTCGCTGCGACGGCAACCCGCGTGCCGATGGTGCTGCATGTTATTCCCGTGCGCGGCGATGCACGCGACATCTTCTCGCAGGCCACTGCGCTGTTGGTGGTGACCCCGGTCGATCGCGCCGCGGTGCCGACTGCGGAGGTTTTGCAAGGCCTGTTCGACCTGACGCCGGCGGAAGCGCGGGTGGCGCGGGGAATCGGCCGGGCTGAAACCGTCGACGCATTGGCCGACGCGACCGGCGTTAACCGAGAGACGGTGCGCAGCCAGCTCAAGGCTGTGCTGTCGAAGACTGGCCTCTCGCGCCAGCAGGAGCTAGTGAGCCTGCTCGCCGGCAAGGCATTCCGTGGCGGATAG
- the rpoC gene encoding DNA-directed RNA polymerase subunit beta', producing MNQEIMNLFNPTTPAQVFDQIRISIASPEKILSWSYGEIKKPETINYRTFKPERDGLFCARIFGPIKDYECLCGKYKRMKYKGIICEKCSVEVTLSRVRRERMGHIELAAPVAHIWFLKSLPSRIGLLLDMTLKDLERILYFEYYVVLEPGLTALKDRQLLSEDEYLKAQDEYGQDSFTAMIGAEAIRELLKGLELEKLEQSLRAEMQETESDIKHKKLAKRLKIVEAFRYSGNKPEWMILTVVPVIPPDLRPLVPLDGGRFATSDLNDLYRRVINRNNRLKRLMELRAPDIIIRNEKRMLQEAVDALFDNGRRGRVITGANKRPLKSLADMLKGKQGRFRQNLLGKRVDYSGRSVIVVGPELRLHQCGLPKKMALELFKPFIYSRLDAKGLSTTVKQAKKLVEKERPEVWDILDEVIREHPVLLNRAPTLHRLGIQAFEPVLIEGKAIQLHPLVCAAFNADFDGDQMAVHVPLSLEAQLEARVLMMSTNNILHPANGQPIIVPSQDIVLGLYYLSIMREGLPGEGKIFGDMAELEHALHSKVIHLHTKIKYRWEGSDENGKSAKRWIETTAGRVMLGNVLPKNSKISYDIINKLMTKREISGVIDQVYRHCGQKETVIFCDRIMALGFYNAFKAGISFGKDDMVVPHSKWKIVDTTRTLAKDFEQQYNDGLITHGEKYNKVVDAWSKATEEIAKEMMKEISSTKKTPKGADADINSIYMMAHSGARGSPAQMRQLAGMRGLMAKPSGEIIETPIISNFKEGLSVLEYFNSTHGARKGLADTALKTANSGYLTRRLVDVAQDCIITQDDCGTKLGIKMRAIVDAGTVVASLASRILGRVAGEDLRDPASNKVVVKRGTLMEESHVDAIQQAGIQEVKIRSALTCELVNGICGKCYGRDLARGTPVNHGEAVGVIAAQSIGEPGTQLTMRTFHIGGAAQINEQSFVESNFEGKVTIKNKSIARNSEGHLIAMVRNMVVAIVDADGTERATHRIQYGARMHVDEGDMVKRGQRIAEWDPYTRPVLTEVEGTIGFEDLVEGQSISETLDESTGIAKRVVIDWRASRGGADLRPAIVVKGKDGKVLKLARGGDARYMLSVDAILSVDTGAKVKAGDILARISTESAKTRDITGGLPRVAELFEARKPKDAAIIAEIAGTIRFGRDYKNKRRISIEPMDKTEEPREYLIPKGKHIHLQDGDIVEKGDFIVEGNPAPHDILAIKGIEELAAYLVNEIQEVYRLQGVLINDKHIEVIVRQMLQKVEITDQGDTDMISGEQVDKIEFDALNLKAKEEGKKPATGTPVLLGITKASLQTRSFFSAASFQETTRVLTEAAVNGKVDPLEGLKENVIVGRLIPAGTGASMAKIREVAVKRDKLILDEREKQSAIVPTAPEAEPLALPPAE from the coding sequence ATGAACCAAGAAATTATGAATCTCTTCAATCCGACGACCCCGGCCCAGGTCTTCGACCAGATCCGGATCTCGATTGCGTCCCCGGAGAAGATTCTGTCCTGGTCCTACGGCGAGATCAAAAAGCCGGAGACCATCAACTACCGGACCTTCAAGCCGGAGCGCGACGGCCTGTTCTGCGCCCGCATCTTCGGGCCGATCAAGGATTACGAGTGCTTGTGCGGCAAGTACAAGCGGATGAAGTACAAGGGCATCATCTGCGAAAAGTGCTCGGTCGAAGTGACGCTGTCGCGCGTCCGGCGCGAGCGCATGGGCCATATCGAGCTGGCCGCGCCCGTCGCCCACATCTGGTTCCTGAAGTCGCTGCCGTCCCGCATCGGCCTGCTGCTCGACATGACGCTGAAGGATCTCGAGCGGATCCTGTACTTCGAATATTACGTCGTGCTGGAGCCGGGCCTGACCGCGCTCAAGGACCGTCAGTTGCTGTCGGAAGACGAGTACCTGAAGGCGCAGGACGAATACGGCCAGGATTCGTTCACTGCCATGATCGGCGCGGAAGCGATCCGCGAACTGTTGAAGGGGCTTGAGCTCGAAAAGCTCGAGCAGTCCCTGCGCGCCGAGATGCAGGAGACCGAGTCCGACATCAAGCACAAGAAGCTCGCCAAGCGCCTGAAGATCGTCGAGGCCTTCCGCTATTCCGGCAACAAGCCGGAGTGGATGATCCTGACCGTGGTGCCGGTGATTCCGCCGGACCTGCGTCCGCTGGTGCCGCTCGACGGCGGCCGCTTCGCGACCTCGGATCTCAACGACCTCTACCGCCGCGTCATCAACCGCAACAACCGCTTGAAGCGGCTGATGGAGCTGCGCGCGCCTGACATCATCATCCGCAACGAAAAGCGCATGCTGCAGGAGGCCGTCGACGCGCTGTTCGACAACGGCCGCCGCGGCCGCGTCATCACCGGCGCCAACAAGCGGCCGCTGAAGTCGCTGGCCGACATGCTCAAGGGCAAGCAGGGCCGCTTCCGTCAGAACCTGCTCGGCAAGCGCGTCGACTATTCGGGCCGCTCGGTGATCGTGGTCGGTCCCGAACTGCGCCTGCATCAGTGCGGCCTGCCGAAGAAGATGGCGCTCGAACTGTTCAAGCCGTTCATCTATTCGCGGCTCGACGCCAAGGGTCTGTCCACCACCGTGAAGCAGGCGAAGAAGCTGGTCGAGAAGGAGCGTCCCGAGGTCTGGGATATCCTCGACGAGGTGATCCGCGAGCATCCGGTGCTGCTCAACCGCGCGCCGACGCTGCATCGCCTTGGTATTCAGGCGTTCGAGCCCGTGCTGATCGAGGGCAAGGCGATCCAGCTCCATCCGCTGGTTTGCGCGGCGTTCAACGCCGACTTCGACGGCGACCAGATGGCCGTGCACGTTCCGCTGTCGCTCGAAGCGCAGCTGGAAGCGCGCGTCCTGATGATGTCGACCAACAACATCCTGCATCCCGCGAACGGCCAGCCGATCATCGTGCCGTCGCAGGACATCGTGCTCGGCCTGTATTACCTCTCGATCATGCGTGAAGGCCTGCCCGGCGAGGGCAAGATCTTCGGCGACATGGCCGAGCTCGAGCACGCCCTGCACTCGAAGGTCATCCACCTCCACACCAAGATCAAGTACCGGTGGGAGGGCTCCGACGAGAACGGCAAGTCGGCCAAGCGCTGGATCGAAACCACCGCGGGCCGCGTCATGCTCGGCAACGTGCTGCCGAAGAACTCGAAGATTTCGTACGACATCATCAACAAGCTGATGACCAAGCGCGAAATCTCCGGCGTGATCGACCAGGTCTACCGTCACTGCGGTCAGAAGGAGACCGTGATCTTCTGCGACCGCATCATGGCGCTCGGCTTCTACAACGCGTTCAAGGCCGGCATCTCGTTCGGCAAGGACGACATGGTCGTGCCGCACTCGAAATGGAAGATCGTCGACACCACCCGTACGCTGGCGAAGGATTTCGAGCAGCAGTACAACGACGGCCTGATCACCCATGGCGAGAAGTACAACAAGGTGGTCGACGCCTGGTCGAAGGCGACCGAAGAAATCGCCAAGGAGATGATGAAGGAAATCTCCTCGACCAAGAAGACGCCGAAGGGCGCCGATGCCGACATCAACTCGATCTACATGATGGCGCATTCGGGCGCGCGCGGTTCGCCGGCCCAGATGCGTCAGCTCGCCGGTATGCGCGGCCTGATGGCGAAGCCGTCGGGTGAGATCATCGAGACGCCGATCATTTCCAACTTCAAGGAAGGTCTGTCGGTGCTCGAATACTTCAACTCGACCCACGGCGCCCGCAAGGGTCTCGCGGACACCGCGTTGAAGACCGCGAACTCCGGTTACCTCACCCGCCGTCTGGTCGACGTGGCGCAGGACTGCATCATCACGCAGGACGATTGCGGCACCAAGCTCGGCATCAAGATGCGCGCCATCGTCGACGCCGGCACGGTCGTCGCTTCGCTGGCCTCGCGCATTCTCGGCCGCGTCGCGGGCGAGGATCTGCGCGATCCCGCCTCCAACAAGGTCGTGGTCAAGCGCGGCACGCTGATGGAGGAGTCGCACGTCGACGCCATCCAGCAGGCCGGCATCCAGGAAGTGAAGATCCGCTCGGCGCTGACCTGCGAACTAGTCAACGGCATCTGCGGCAAGTGCTACGGCCGCGATCTGGCCCGCGGTACGCCGGTCAACCACGGCGAGGCGGTCGGCGTCATTGCCGCCCAGTCGATCGGTGAGCCCGGCACGCAGCTGACGATGCGCACGTTCCACATCGGCGGCGCGGCGCAGATCAACGAGCAGTCGTTCGTCGAATCGAACTTCGAGGGCAAGGTCACCATCAAGAACAAGTCCATCGCCCGGAACAGCGAAGGTCACTTGATCGCGATGGTCCGCAACATGGTCGTTGCCATCGTCGATGCCGACGGCACCGAACGTGCGACCCACCGCATTCAGTACGGCGCGCGCATGCATGTCGACGAAGGCGACATGGTCAAGCGCGGCCAGCGCATTGCGGAATGGGATCCGTACACCCGTCCGGTTCTCACCGAAGTCGAGGGCACCATCGGGTTCGAGGACCTGGTGGAAGGGCAGTCGATCTCGGAAACGCTCGACGAATCCACCGGTATCGCCAAGCGCGTCGTCATCGACTGGCGTGCGTCGCGGGGCGGCGCCGACCTGCGTCCGGCCATTGTGGTCAAGGGCAAGGACGGCAAGGTGCTCAAGCTCGCGCGTGGCGGCGATGCCCGGTACATGCTGTCGGTCGACGCCATTCTGTCGGTGGACACCGGCGCAAAGGTCAAGGCCGGCGACATCCTGGCGCGTATCTCGACCGAAAGCGCCAAGACCCGCGACATCACCGGCGGTCTGCCGCGGGTGGCCGAACTGTTCGAGGCCCGCAAGCCGAAGGACGCGGCCATCATCGCGGAGATCGCCGGCACGATCCGCTTCGGCCGCGACTACAAGAACAAGCGCCGCATCTCGATCGAGCCGATGGACAAGACCGAGGAGCCGCGCGAGTACCTGATCCCGAAGGGCAAGCACATCCATCTGCAGGACGGCGACATCGTCGAAAAGGGCGATTTCATCGTCGAAGGCAATCCGGCGCCGCACGACATCCTGGCGATCAAGGGCATCGAGGAACTCGCTGCCTATCTGGTCAACGAAATCCAGGAGGTCTACCGGCTGCAGGGCGTGCTCATCAACGACAAGCACATCGAAGTGATTGTCCGTCAGATGCTGCAGAAGGTCGAGATCACCGATCAAGGCGACACCGACATGATCTCGGGCGAGCAGGTCGACAAGATCGAGTTCGATGCGCTCAACCTGAAGGCCAAGGAAGAGGGCAAGAAGCCCGCCACGGGAACGCCGGTTCTGCTCGGCATCACCAAGGCGAGCCTGCAGACCCGCTCGTTCTTCTCGGCGGCCTCATTCCAGGAGACCACCCGCGTGCTCACCGAAGCCGCCGTCAATGGCAAGGTGGATCCGCTGGAAGGCCTCAAGGAGAACGTCATTGTCGGCCGGCTGATCCCGGCGGGCACCGGCGCCTCGATGGCCAAGATCCGCGAAGTCGCGGTCAAGCGCGACAAGCTGATCCTCGACGAGCGCGAGAAGCAGTCGGCGATCGTGCCGACCGCTCCGGAAGCCGAACCGCTGGCGCTGCCGCCGGCGGAGTAA